The Nymphaea colorata isolate Beijing-Zhang1983 chromosome 5, ASM883128v2, whole genome shotgun sequence DNA segment CACTACAAACAAGAGGTTACtaacatgcaagttgaaacaaGACACAATTGTCCCTCCGACTTTGCATCCAAAGTTGAGGAATACCCTATGCTTAGGGTCGGAGTTTGGGCTCTTTTGCAattggtaggatgaaatacttcaCCTGCTCACATAGAAGCAAATTAACATGTTTCAATGTTTAATCACTATCACTTATATCCATCGAAGGCTGCAAGTATCGACCATAGTGTTGATAGTGTGCAACATTTCATTATATAGCAGTCGTACATCCAAAGTTGCTGCTTTCAGTAAGGAGTTgttccatttctttttattaccaatgaatgcaaaatatttttcatttactcGAGCTTGATCTTCTACcataaaaatcttcttttgagattttctccttgattttaaCGTGGCCTTTTTTTATGGCATTCCATATTTGATGCCATACTTTATAGAATAAGGTCAAACAATACAGCCGTCCTATTATTATAGCATTTCATTGAGATTGTCCCCTTcctagttttttaaaatttaaaaaagcaaatatttCTATTGTTAATCAAAGTCACACTCTGGTTAAAGTTGTAAAAACAAAAGTTAGAAATATCAGAAAGAAATATTGAAAAACATAGCAggtatctttttctttattggCAAAAGTGCCTAActtttatttgataaatttaataaaaaatgttcagaaatctgtcaaaaatatatatattttttcaaattgtatatatatatatatgtgtgtgtgtgtgtgtgtgttgtgtttGTGTTGAATGTTACTTGATAGCTAAAATTGATAATTAACAACAGTTTATAATGTGTCatccaatattttttatttaacaaCAGAAGAGAACATGATCTTGAACCAGATTGCATCAAGCCACCCATCGATCATGAGAAAAATAGTTTTGACCTTTTATTTACCGAATACATCAACAGTATTTATCCTTTTTATGATTTTCGCTCGTTTTGTTAATCACAAAagaacttaaaaattaaaacaaggacaaaaaaaaattgtaaaaatgtattaaaataaaaatgggTGCACCTTGTTTTATTAGAGCACACTCTTTCACCAATCATAATGAACTTCTCATTTCTTAAATGAAGGCTTGGCAAGGGACCCAGCATGACTAGATAGGGGACCCCTGTTGGGCTAAAGCGCAATCTGACCCCGCGATTGGCAAGTTATCGGACCAGGCCTGACCCAATTAAATTTGGGCGCAGGGCCACTTTCTTGACTACGTTTAGTGCGATGTAtaatccatataaaaatgtatAAGTTTGTATACATAAGAACAATCTTAGAAATCTTTGTGTACATAAGAACATTTACAAAGGCCTCAACGAGCCTCTAGGACCCAGCCTGTCTTGGCCTGATAAATTATCCGCTAATTTAAGTCTGAGGGTCATTTTTATGGCGTTGGATAGTGGCCTTGAGCCCTATCATTGTTTCTCATAAATGCAAGTGGGCCTACCCGCAGTTACGAGATCATCTTCAAACTATTTtctataaatatcatttttgataAAGTAAAAGATATTCTTTACATTGTTTATCTCTTCGTAGATCTCTCATTCACCCAACTGCAAGCTGGGCAAAGGAAAATCCTGTGAGGCTGCCTATGTAAGCCCAACAATACTCTAATTAGGGTTAATGCATTTGTGATTACACTAAGCGAGTCTCATAGAAGGAAACCCGTGAACTATCTCTGATTCaattctctcttcctccctttcatcatcatcatcatcatcatcatcatcatcttcttcttcttctttttcttttgctccttTCTATAATTGGGGTTGTCACTGCTTCTTGCCGTGCATACTGGAACTGCTGGTGAACCTGCTGTGTAGAAGAAGAGGTGATTCAGGCCACTGTTCTGCTGCTGCTACAAGTTTCAATATTGGTATCAGAGTCCGAGTTTATCCGAATTCCAATAAGTTCCTTAAGACTTCGGTGGTGCCTGTTATGTTTATGATGAATGCAGTTTGCACATGTAATATGCTGTATTTCGGATCATGTTTCTTAAATGTGAAACATTGCTAGACTATACTAATCTAAAGCATGAAGCATGATTCGGATTCTATTTTAGCTCTACAGATGTGATATATTGTGTTGTACTCTGCTTTCTGTATCCTTGAGTCTAAGAGAAACAGAAAGCAGAGTTGAGCTCTAGACTTAAGCATGCATATCTGTTGAGTGTTATGGAAGATGTcgaaaaataaaatgcaatgaCATGCATAAGGAATCAGAACCATCATAGAGGGTCTAGGGCCTATCCACAGAATGCACTATTGCTAAAGTATATAGAAGCAGACCAACACCTCCGACGACAGAAGCAGAGCTTGCTCTGCTTGACATATAGCAAATAATAAGGGAGAAAGATACCTTGGACAGATAGCTTCGCCAGACCCACTGATACAACCAAAAAGTGTGCCACTGCTTCTTTTTCGATGGACTCCCTACAGCGCTCTGTCCAAATTCTTTTGAGTGTCATTTTTCCCAACAATGACCCATCAGCAGCAGAGATAGTTCTGAGTGACGAAAACCCTAACCTCTGAGAACTGGAGGAGATCTCGCCTTTTCTCACGAAGTCGGAGATTTCATTGCCGGTTTTTTCTGACAGACCCAACTCTGGCTGTTTCCTTTCCGAGGAAGACCCATGACCCAGTTCAGAGAGTCTGGTGCTCAGCCAAGCTCTTCCTTGCATGGAGCTCACCGttagacctgggcatcgggccgggccgggccgggccggcccgtttaGTCATTGTCGTTAACGGCCCGTATCTGAATCGAGTCGGCCTGCTACCCGGCCCAactattaacgggccgggcttGGTTAACCTCGTCCaaggcccgacccggcccgttttGTTATCTGCCGGGCCAGCCATGATACCACGACGGTGGAGGAGGCAGATGAGGGGTGCGCAAACATTATCCGCGGGTGGTCGAAGCGGAATCCATTGGCGCCGTGGGAGGTTGCAGAAGCTGCTACTGATGGAGAAAATGATgatggggaagaggaggaggaggatgcgACTGATGACACTGGAACTGGGGGGAGGCTCCAAGGTCCCTGAGGCAGTGGAGGAGGACGATGCTTCTCCATGGTCCCTCTGCGTCTGATGATGGAGGCTGTTGCCATCTATTGGCTTTTCCACCGCCCATGATGCTGATGATACGAATCCCTCTCTCACGTTTGGCTTATGATGGGGATGGATTGGGCAGAAGGAAAGGAGAACCGTCGGATGGGGTTTGGGGCTACCTACGGCAACGAAAAGTGCCCCCCAATGGAAAGTAGAACCGTAGGTGGTGGGCCGGAGGTCGACTTTGACGAACCAGCAGTGCAACGACAGTGATGGTGCAGACCAGCAGTGCGACGGTGGTGACAGCGACGATGGTGGATCGCAAGGTGCAGACCAGTACAGGCAGCAGCTCTGtccctttcaaatgaaaagggaaagactCGAGTTATTTCGACCTAATGGTAACTACTTGGTCGAAATGTCTACTGGGCCCCAACGGGCCCCAACTTCTAACAGGGACCCGGGCCGTTTTAATGTCTGGCCGGGCCGGGTGCAACGAGCGAGAGCCCGACTTGCACAAAGCGCTACCCGGACCCGGGCCCGTTCCGGGCTGGGTACCGAGTACCCACCGGCGACCCAGCCCGGTGCCCAGGCCTACTCACTGTTCCCACTTTCAGACGGTCTCCGCGGAACGATCCAGACACCCAACCAATTGCAAGGAAGTTTTAAAAGTTCTCTGCTGCTCGCCGGGTGTAGCTCCATCTGTCTCCCTCGCATAAAAGATCTTCTTGTTTGTTGTGGTAGCAGCAACAACATGTGATCATGAGAGTCGGTGGTTGAAAGCACTGTATGACAGAAGATAGCGGCAAACGAAACCATTGCAGAGGATTTCGGGAGAGGAGAGAAAAGCTCTCgaaaggagagagaaggaaaccaaagaaatgagaaaaacttAGTTTGAAAGGGGTTTTATActaataatttgaaaattacaGAATTAGTCAATaatttttgcattattttttaaaaaacgttgtcacatttttcaaaaaattaatgccgcaatgtttttgctaaaaacttcTTCAAAAAGAGCCTTGCGAAAATTAATTTAAGTGAAAAGCATACTTTTATATGAAATTGTGTAGAGATTCCCTAATAATTACTATAAATTGCTGAAAGAGGGTTccaaaaatttgttttgcaatttcagtCGAAAATCGAGATTTTATGTACAATTGCATATAGGTACCCTCAGGCATATTAAAAATTGTAGAAAAGGGGTtttgaaaataactttgaaaataaaaagggaaattcATGGCCTAAAATTTAATATCaagattttcttgattctaaGTGATACTTCAAAATATTATTGGTGATCTCCAGGTTTGATATTCTCTTTGCTGTTTTCCCTTTATTATTGTTCTTTACTTGCCATggaaattaatttagaaatgtcTTCAAGAGCGGGAACCTCAAAATTGGCCAAGACCGAAAAACTCAATGGAACAAACTTTCATGCATGAAAACGTAGGATCTTGTTGGCCTTAACTCTAGAGAGGCTGGTTCATGAAAACAGCCTACCAACCTCTTGGGATGTGGCAACCTGCCTATGACAGTACAAGATAAACTTGCTAGTTGTCATGTGCCTGTAAGACCGAAATTCTCTCATTCGGTGGaattctctctcctagggcaCAGGTGACCTCGCCATTGTGGAATTGGAAGCGGACGGCCGCAGTGGGCCTCTGGCCCAGCAGGCGCTTCCGAAGATGGGGGATCCTGACGACAGCAGAGAACCTATGGTTTTGGGTGGTGCAGAAGATGTTGTTGCTGGGAGAGAGGATCTAACTTCATCCTCTAGTAAAGCAAAGGGCAAATCGTGGGCTGCTATTGTGGATGGGGGAAGTCCTGAGGCAAAGATGAACCTGCCTCCGCTAGAGAAAAAAGAGGTGGCA contains these protein-coding regions:
- the LOC116255047 gene encoding uncharacterized protein LOC116255047 isoform X2 yields the protein MQGRAWLSTRLSELGHGSSSERKQPELGLSEKTGNEISDFVRKGEISSSSQRLGFSSLRTISAADGSLLGKMTLKRIWTERCRESIEKEAVAHFLVVSVGLAKLSVQGSPAVPVCTARSSDNPNYRKEQKKKKKKKMMMMMMMMMMKGRKRELNQR
- the LOC116255047 gene encoding uncharacterized protein LOC116255047 isoform X3; protein product: MQGRAWLSTRLSELGHGSSSERKQPELGLSEKTGNEISDFVRKGEISSSSQRLGFSSLRTISAADGSLLGKMTLKRIWTERCRESIEKEAVAHFLVVSVGLAKLSVQAAAEQWPESPLLLHSRFTSSSSMHGKKQ
- the LOC116255047 gene encoding uncharacterized protein LOC116255047 isoform X4 → MQGRAWLSTRLSELGHGSSSERKQPELGLSEKTGNEISDFVRKGEISSSSQRLGFSSLRTISAADGSLLGKMTLKRIWTERCRESIEKEAVAHFLVVSVGLAKLSVQAAEQWPESPLLLHSRFTSSSSMHGKKQ
- the LOC116255047 gene encoding uncharacterized protein LOC116255047 isoform X1: MQGRAWLSTRLSELGHGSSSERKQPELGLSEKTGNEISDFVRKGEISSSSQRLGFSSLRTISAADGSLLGKMTLKRIWTERCRESIEKEAVAHFLVVSVGLAKLSVQAGSPAVPVCTARSSDNPNYRKEQKKKKKKKMMMMMMMMMMKGRKRELNQR